One genomic segment of Clostridium saccharoperbutylacetonicum N1-4(HMT) includes these proteins:
- a CDS encoding threonine/serine exporter family protein, whose product MIEQVFVALVASFGFGIIFNIRGKYLIFAAIGGGLSWFSYLSLTQNGVGDIMAQFISAIIISMYSEIFARYLKTPVTTLVVCALIPLVPGAGMYYTMYETILGNISAAATLGLNTISIAGALALGVIFVSTITKQVTNLKIVKEKLLDKHF is encoded by the coding sequence ATGATTGAACAAGTTTTTGTTGCCTTAGTGGCATCTTTTGGCTTTGGAATAATTTTTAATATAAGAGGAAAATATTTAATTTTTGCTGCCATAGGCGGTGGATTAAGCTGGTTTTCCTATTTATCTTTAACCCAAAATGGAGTTGGTGATATTATGGCACAATTTATTTCAGCAATTATTATTAGTATGTACTCTGAGATTTTTGCAAGATATTTAAAAACTCCAGTAACAACCTTAGTTGTATGTGCGCTTATTCCACTAGTTCCTGGTGCTGGTATGTACTATACCATGTATGAAACTATATTAGGAAACATAAGTGCTGCTGCTACTCTTGGATTAAACACAATATCAATCGCTGGAGCTTTAGCCTTAGGTGTTATCTTTGTATCTACAATTACAAAGCAGGTTACAAACTTAAAAATAGTAAAAGAGAAACTTTTAGATAAACATTTTTAA